One Pigmentibacter ruber genomic window, ACTTATAATGGATCATGTAACCTTTTTTCTTGTGTTGTGACCAAGCCACAGGTTTTAGAAGGCCAAGACATTCAGCAGCTCTATCGCCAGGATTGATATCAACATGAATACTATATAAGCATTTGGGACAGTGATCTCGACAAGTACTAGAAGATAGTGGAACTAAAAAATTACAATTTTTACAAGTAAAAGATTCATTTATTTTTGTAAATACTGGAGATTGAATTGACATATTTAACTATTACTTCTTAATGCTATGAAAGCTTTAGTGACTTCAGTTTGATTTGCAGTAGGATTTTTTTCTAGCCATTCTATAAACCGTAAAATTATATTTCGATTAATTTGTCCAGCTACTCTATATCTAACTTTTGCTTGAGGATCTATAAAAAAAGTCTCTGGTGTTCCAGTAACTCCATATTGAATGGATATTAATCCTTTTAAGTCTTGTACAACAGGAAACGATTGACCATAATTTTTTTGCCAGTCTTTTATTGTTTCTGTATTATCTTGAATATTTATACTTACAAAATAAGGGAATTTTTCGTTTTTTTGTTGAGTTAATTGATAAAAATACTCCATTTCTGGAGCTTCTCCTCGACAAACGTAACAAAAAGAAGACCAAAAATTTAAAATTACCCATTTATTTTTTTGAAAATATTGATCAGAATTAAATGATCCACCAGTTGAAAGGGGAGCTGATATTATTGGAGCCTCCTCTCCTACTAATTGACTGGGATTATAATTTGGGTCTTGTTTCAAAGCATAAATCATTAAAGCTAAGAATAATAAAATACCAAATACCGAAGCAAAAATAGCTTTTCGATTCAATTTCTTTTTTTGCATAATACTCCCAATACTTATTATTTGCTAGCAGATGTTTGTTGAGAAGGAATATTTTGATCTTTTAAAATACTATCAAGCAATTTAGCTTCTTTCATTTGTTTATGATCTTTTTTTGTATCATATACCTCGCTATGTTTAACCATCAATAAGTTTGCCGTAATTAATTTATCTTTTTGATTGATGTCTGGGTTATTTATCAAGCGTCCTTCAACAACAACACCTTGACCTTCTTTAAAAAGATCTGGAGGTATCCCTTTATATTGTACAAAAAAATTGTGTCCTTCTAAATCTGTCATTTTAAAATTAAGTTCATTTTTTTCTGCATTCCATTGTTTGGTACCAGCCATTACAAGTCCTGATACACGAAACAATTTGCCATCAAATTTAATAGGGTTAGCGTAAACTTCAGCAGGAGTGTAAAAGGTAACTGTTGATTCACTTTTGGTAGCTTGATAAATAATAAGCCCTAATGATCCTAATACAATAATAAGCCCTGCAATTTGTCCATTATTTATTTTCACAACGATTTCCTTCACTCAAATGACTTAAATGATTTTCTTTATTTTCTTTATTTTCTTTATCAAAAAAGCCCTCTTCATTCATACTATGAATTGAATTACGCCTGATTTTTATGGAAAAAAATATATAAAGAACAAGGCAAATAGCAACAATTGCAAAGGTTGAATACACAAAAATTCCCCAACTTAAATTCCCATATTCTGATTCCATAATTATTCACCTCTAGCTAAATCTAATGTTTCTTTAGCTGAAACTGCTTGTCTTCTAATTTTATAAATAGCAATACTTAATAAAAACATTGCAAGAAAATTTAAAAAAAGAACAAGCGAAATATCTGTTGAAGCATTTTGAGTTTTTTCTACAAAAGTTTGTGGTTGATGAAGAGATCTCCATAAATTTACACTATAATAAACTATTGGGACGTTAACAGCACTTATTATCGCAATAATAGCTGACATATTTCTTTTAGTCTTTAAATCTGGAGTAAAATGTCGAAGAATTAAGTAACCACAACAAACAAGGAACATCACTAAACTAGAAGTCAAACGCGGATCCCAGTCCCACCAAACACCCCACGTAGGTCTTCCCCAAATACTTCCTGAAATTAATGTTAGAAATGAGAACAGTGTCCCCAATTCTAATGATGTGTAGCTGCTTCTATCATAGATTATTGCATTTTTGGGTTTTAAAATGACTAAAAAAGCAAATATTGCACTGGTAAAAACCCAAAAAAATGCGCACCAAGCTACAGGTACATGGACAAAAATAATACGATATACATTGCCTTGATCGGTATCCGACGCAACCCAAAATAAAGCTAGAAACCAACAAAATATTTGAAAAATAGTAAATAAAGAAAGAATAATATTCCAACGCAATATTGGTTTTGTAATTGATAGTGGAATTTTATTCTCAAGTGTTTCTTTGGTATTCATAATTATTCCTGCAAAAGTAAATCACTTAAAAGTATTCCTAAAGTTGAAAATATAATGGGATATGCAATTAGTATCGTCCACCATGCACTTTCACTAAAGGCACCGAGAAGTGAATTGTTGCCAATATGTATCGTTAATGAAACTGAGGCCAGTAAAATCCCGCTTTGAAGAGGAAAAAATAACATAGGAAGTAATATTTCTTTTGCTAAACTTCTAGCTGTTAAACAAGTAATTAATGTACCCAAACTAGCAGAACCTAAATTAAAAAAAATAGAAACAAAAAAAAGATTATTTAATAAGTTTACAAGAATATTTGAATTAATATTATAAAAAATTATCCACAACAACAAAATAGGAATTTGTAACGTAAAGATTTGAAAAGCAGTAAAACTAATTTTACCGGCAATAATAGATGTTTTTTGTAATTTTGAAGTTAGAATTAAATCCATTCCGTTGCAT contains:
- the ccsA gene encoding cytochrome c biogenesis protein CcsA, whose protein sequence is MNTKETLENKIPLSITKPILRWNIILSLFTIFQIFCWFLALFWVASDTDQGNVYRIIFVHVPVAWCAFFWVFTSAIFAFLVILKPKNAIIYDRSSYTSLELGTLFSFLTLISGSIWGRPTWGVWWDWDPRLTSSLVMFLVCCGYLILRHFTPDLKTKRNMSAIIAIISAVNVPIVYYSVNLWRSLHQPQTFVEKTQNASTDISLVLFLNFLAMFLLSIAIYKIRRQAVSAKETLDLARGE
- a CDS encoding cytochrome c maturation protein CcmE, producing the protein MKINNGQIAGLIIVLGSLGLIIYQATKSESTVTFYTPAEVYANPIKFDGKLFRVSGLVMAGTKQWNAEKNELNFKMTDLEGHNFFVQYKGIPPDLFKEGQGVVVEGRLINNPDINQKDKLITANLLMVKHSEVYDTKKDHKQMKEAKLLDSILKDQNIPSQQTSASK
- a CDS encoding TlpA family protein disulfide reductase, whose product is MQKKKLNRKAIFASVFGILLFLALMIYALKQDPNYNPSQLVGEEAPIISAPLSTGGSFNSDQYFQKNKWVILNFWSSFCYVCRGEAPEMEYFYQLTQQKNEKFPYFVSINIQDNTETIKDWQKNYGQSFPVVQDLKGLISIQYGVTGTPETFFIDPQAKVRYRVAGQINRNIILRFIEWLEKNPTANQTEVTKAFIALRSNS
- a CDS encoding RNHCP domain-containing protein: MSIQSPVFTKINESFTCKNCNFLVPLSSSTCRDHCPKCLYSIHVDINPGDRAAECLGLLKPVAWSQHKKKGYMIHYKCLECGLEKRNKYLEIDSNMPDDFSALLKLSAITKV
- a CDS encoding heme exporter protein CcmB, with the translated sequence MFNTIEHINKENRNWLKSFYFIHKLSFRTLWARKASWVGTFIFSCCLLILFPFGLGTEALQRADIQIGTFWIMNEFVAVLTISRIFSAEQECNGMDLILTSKLQKTSIIAGKISFTAFQIFTLQIPILLLWIIFYNINSNILVNLLNNLFFVSIFFNLGSASLGTLITCLTARSLAKEILLPMLFFPLQSGILLASVSLTIHIGNNSLLGAFSESAWWTILIAYPIIFSTLGILLSDLLLQE